TTTCCAATTTCTGGTGTTACAGGAGCAGGAATCAAAGAACTTCTTTATTATGTTTCTACTGAGATCGAGAAGCTGGATGTTGCGCCAATTATCTTCGAGCCTGAGTACTTCCCAGATGAAGAACTTATTAATCTGGATCTTCCATATACAGTTGAGAAAGAAGACGATATGTATATAGTAGAAGGACCAAAGATTGAGAAGATGCTTGGTTACACGAACCTGGATTCGGAAAAAGGATTTGCGTTCTTCCAGAAGTTCTTAAAGGATACAGGAATCCTGGAGCAGCTTGAAGAACTTGGAATAGAAGAAGGAGATACTGTGAAAATGTATGGCCTTCAGTTCGATTATTACAAATAAAATAGAAAGGAAATTAAAATCACGTTATGACAACGAAGCAGAGAGCATATTTAAAGGGTCTGGCTATGACTATGGATCCAATCTTTCAGATTGGAAAAAGCAGTATGACACCAGAATTTACAAAAGCAATCGCTGAGGCACTGGAAGCAAGAGAACTGATTAAGATTAGTGTTCTGAAGAACTGTGCAGACGATCCAAAA
The sequence above is drawn from the Dorea formicigenerans genome and encodes:
- the yhbY gene encoding ribosome assembly RNA-binding protein YhbY; amino-acid sequence: MTTKQRAYLKGLAMTMDPIFQIGKSSMTPEFTKAIAEALEARELIKISVLKNCADDPKELASMLAERTHSQVVQVIGKKIVLYKEGKDKNKKIVLP